A window of the Xiashengella succiniciproducens genome harbors these coding sequences:
- the sucD gene encoding succinate--CoA ligase subunit alpha: MSVLIDQNSKVIVQGFTGSEGTFHAGQMLEYGTDVVGGVTPGKGGIVHLGLPVFNTVKEAVNATGADTSVVFVPPAFAADAIMEAAEAGISVIVAITEGIPVGDMVRVKYYLRDKEVRLIGPNCPGVISPGKAKVGIMPGFIHKQGTIGVVSRSGTLTYEAVDQLTKQGLGQSSCIGIGGDPVIGTSTLEAVKLLMEDPDTEGIIMIGEIGGSMESDAAEWIRDHGTKPVVGFIAGQTAPPGRRMGHAGAIVGGAADTAAAKMEIMRKCGIYVVESPAEIGVTMVKALQSRKAV; encoded by the coding sequence ATGAGTGTATTGATCGACCAGAATTCAAAGGTTATAGTTCAGGGCTTTACCGGTAGCGAAGGAACATTCCATGCCGGACAGATGCTTGAATACGGTACTGATGTTGTAGGTGGGGTTACCCCCGGAAAAGGAGGGATTGTTCACCTGGGACTGCCTGTATTCAATACAGTAAAGGAGGCAGTGAATGCCACCGGTGCCGATACTTCAGTTGTATTTGTGCCGCCTGCCTTTGCGGCAGACGCCATTATGGAAGCTGCCGAAGCCGGCATATCTGTTATTGTTGCCATTACAGAGGGTATCCCTGTTGGCGACATGGTGAGGGTAAAGTACTACCTGCGCGACAAAGAAGTCAGACTGATAGGTCCCAACTGTCCCGGGGTGATTTCTCCAGGTAAGGCCAAGGTCGGTATTATGCCGGGCTTTATCCATAAACAGGGAACGATTGGCGTTGTAAGCCGCTCGGGTACTCTTACCTATGAGGCAGTTGACCAGCTTACAAAACAAGGTCTTGGTCAAAGTTCCTGCATCGGAATAGGTGGTGACCCGGTAATTGGCACTTCAACTCTTGAAGCGGTCAAGCTGCTTATGGAAGACCCCGATACCGAAGGTATTATTATGATAGGGGAGATCGGTGGAAGCATGGAGTCGGATGCAGCTGAGTGGATCAGGGATCATGGAACCAAGCCTGTGGTAGGTTTTATTGCTGGACAAACAGCTCCTCCCGGACGCCGTATGGGCCATGCCGGTGCGATAGTTGGAGGTGCTGCTGACACAGCGGCGGCCAAGATGGAAATCATGCGTAAATGCGGTATCTACGTTGTTGAGTCGCCTGCCGAAATCGGCGTTACTATGGTCAAGGCCCTCCAGTCCAGAAAAGCTGTGTAG
- a CDS encoding SIR2 family NAD-dependent protein deacylase encodes MDKDLFIEVASLIRKARYCMAFTGAGISVESGIPPFRGENSIWSRYDPHILELDYFRTRPEESWPVVREIFYDFFGKAKPNKAHQVLARMEAAGMLKCVVTQNIDNLHQEAGSKVVYEFHGNAQKLICLGCKDRISAADADFSVMPLRCKKCGGLMKPDFVFFGESIPEKAYADSLEAARKADVCLIMGSTGEVMPAALIPQEARRNGAVVIEINPEDSLFTRDVTHIHLTGKAGEVMAALEPLLFDA; translated from the coding sequence ATGGATAAAGATTTATTTATTGAAGTTGCCTCCCTGATCAGGAAAGCCAGGTATTGCATGGCTTTTACAGGTGCCGGTATCTCAGTTGAAAGTGGTATTCCTCCTTTCAGAGGAGAAAACAGTATCTGGTCCCGCTATGACCCGCATATACTGGAACTAGATTATTTTAGGACCCGACCCGAGGAATCATGGCCTGTGGTACGGGAGATTTTTTACGATTTTTTCGGAAAGGCTAAACCCAACAAGGCGCATCAGGTGCTGGCACGTATGGAGGCTGCAGGTATGCTCAAATGCGTTGTTACCCAAAATATTGACAACCTCCATCAGGAGGCCGGTTCGAAGGTGGTTTACGAGTTTCATGGCAATGCCCAAAAACTGATTTGTCTGGGATGCAAAGACCGAATCAGTGCAGCAGATGCTGATTTCAGTGTAATGCCCCTGAGATGCAAGAAGTGCGGAGGCCTTATGAAGCCGGATTTTGTCTTTTTTGGTGAGAGTATCCCGGAGAAGGCTTACGCCGACAGTCTGGAAGCGGCCCGCAAGGCGGATGTTTGTCTGATCATGGGCAGTACCGGAGAGGTGATGCCGGCTGCGCTTATTCCGCAGGAGGCGCGAAGAAACGGGGCGGTGGTTATTGAAATTAATCCCGAAGACTCGCTTTTTACCCGGGATGTTACGCATATTCACTTAACGGGTAAAGCCGGGGAGGTAATGGCTGCGCTGGAACCTTTGTTGTTTGATGCTTAA
- a CDS encoding mechanosensitive ion channel family protein, producing MLQEWMTEAGWWSELLVAALMLLAGFVAAIWLFRLFKRVLRRYKNPALRRVAGFVQYPLKVLVLLVALNFVRLRFQGVLMEGLDLGQLFYVLFLAVLSWLAIAVVKAVKEVILLSYDLGVADNLKARKIHTQLKVFERIVVFLILFFFVVTVLLSFESIRQIGVSLLASAGIAGIIIGFAAQKSISMLLAGFQLAITQPIRLDDVVIVEGEWGRIEEITLTYVVVAIWDKRRLVVPVNYFIERPFQNWTRQTAEILGTVFIYVDYGFPVPALREFMTQALADNPHWDGKVNVLQVTNATENTMELRALASAKDSGTAWDLRVKLREDLIEFIRVNYPQFLPRKRVQMEEGGR from the coding sequence ATGCTACAGGAATGGATGACGGAAGCAGGTTGGTGGTCGGAGCTGCTGGTTGCGGCATTGATGTTGCTGGCTGGTTTTGTGGCGGCCATTTGGTTGTTTCGCCTTTTTAAACGGGTGCTGCGCCGTTACAAAAACCCGGCATTGCGCAGGGTGGCCGGCTTTGTGCAGTACCCTTTAAAGGTATTGGTGCTGTTGGTTGCCCTTAATTTTGTGCGCTTGCGTTTTCAGGGGGTGCTGATGGAGGGACTTGATTTGGGACAGTTGTTTTATGTCTTGTTTCTTGCGGTGCTCAGTTGGCTGGCCATAGCGGTGGTTAAGGCGGTGAAGGAGGTCATTTTGTTGAGCTACGATTTGGGGGTGGCCGATAATCTAAAGGCGCGTAAGATTCATACCCAGTTAAAGGTTTTTGAGCGCATAGTGGTGTTCTTAATTCTCTTCTTTTTTGTGGTCACTGTTTTACTCAGTTTTGAGTCCATTCGACAGATTGGGGTAAGTCTGCTGGCTTCGGCGGGTATTGCGGGCATCATTATTGGTTTTGCCGCACAAAAAAGTATTTCTATGCTGCTGGCGGGTTTTCAGTTGGCCATAACGCAGCCCATACGACTCGACGATGTGGTGATTGTTGAGGGGGAGTGGGGACGCATTGAGGAAATTACCCTGACTTACGTGGTGGTGGCGATTTGGGACAAGCGGCGCCTGGTGGTGCCGGTAAATTACTTTATAGAGAGGCCTTTTCAGAATTGGACGCGGCAAACGGCGGAGATTTTGGGTACGGTTTTTATTTATGTGGATTATGGTTTTCCTGTGCCGGCCCTGCGTGAATTCATGACCCAGGCCCTGGCCGACAATCCGCATTGGGACGGTAAGGTGAATGTGTTGCAGGTGACCAATGCTACGGAAAATACTATGGAGTTGCGGGCCCTGGCCAGTGCTAAGGATTCGGGTACGGCCTGGGATCTTCGGGTTAAATTGCGCGAAGACTTGATTGAGTTCATTCGTGTGAATTATCCGCAATTTTTGCCCCGAAAGCGGGTGCAGATGGAGGAGGGAGGTCGCTAG
- the fabG gene encoding 3-oxoacyl-[acyl-carrier-protein] reductase, with protein sequence MKLLEGKTAIITGAARGIGKAIAVRYAQEGCNIAFTDLAINESAEQTEKEIAALGVKVKGYASNAANYDDTMRVVEEIVKEFGRVDILVNNAGITKDGALKRMTEDQWDAVIAVNLKSVFNFTKAVQPIMWKQAGGSVINMSSVVGVSGNANQINYSASKAGIIGFTKSAAKEMGVRGIRHNAVAPGFIITEMTGVLPEDVKKAWEAQIPMKRGGTPEDVANVCVFLASDLSSYVTGQVINVCGGMNT encoded by the coding sequence ATGAAATTACTCGAAGGAAAAACAGCGATTATTACCGGCGCTGCCCGGGGTATTGGAAAAGCCATTGCCGTCCGTTACGCGCAGGAAGGCTGTAATATTGCTTTTACCGATTTGGCCATCAACGAGTCGGCGGAGCAGACCGAGAAGGAAATTGCCGCTTTGGGGGTTAAGGTAAAGGGTTATGCTTCCAACGCCGCCAATTACGACGACACCATGCGTGTGGTGGAGGAGATTGTGAAGGAGTTTGGAAGGGTTGATATATTAGTTAACAATGCAGGGATCACCAAGGACGGTGCCCTGAAGCGTATGACTGAAGATCAGTGGGATGCCGTGATCGCAGTTAACCTGAAATCAGTTTTCAACTTCACCAAGGCGGTGCAGCCCATTATGTGGAAGCAGGCCGGTGGCAGCGTCATCAACATGAGTTCGGTGGTGGGTGTTTCGGGTAATGCCAACCAAATCAACTATTCGGCTTCAAAGGCGGGCATCATTGGTTTTACCAAGTCGGCCGCCAAGGAAATGGGTGTACGCGGAATCCGTCACAATGCAGTAGCTCCTGGCTTTATCATCACCGAAATGACAGGTGTATTGCCCGAGGATGTTAAGAAGGCATGGGAAGCTCAAATCCCGATGAAGAGGGGAGGAACTCCCGAAGATGTAGCAAATGTTTGCGTGTTTCTGGCATCAGACCTGTCGTCGTATGTTACAGGTCAGGTAATCAACGTTTGCGGTGGTATGAATACCTAA
- a CDS encoding iron-containing alcohol dehydrogenase, producing the protein MRNFTYSIPTTIYFGKDKLEEIIPEVKRYGKRVLITYGGGSIKRIGLYDKLTALFKQNDIFYVELGGIQPNPRVSSVREGIALCREHKVDFILAVGGGSVIDASKAIAAGVTYDGDVWDFMIGKATVKDPLPLGSVLTLAATGSEMNGSAVISNEETQDKRPMGDPALRPVFSVLDPVYTYSVNKWHTAAGTTDIMSHIFEAYYTVDKDVEVADYMAEALLKVCIKYGPIAVEEPENYEARANLMWAGTLAINGLISYGKAGGDWATHMIEHEVSAIYDLTHGAGLAILFPVWMEYVLDERNSWRFAQMARNVWGVSEIDDMKAARLGIAEIRKFFSSLGMPATLKDVNIDGQHIPVMAKKATIFGALGNIKKLQQADVEEILRRAL; encoded by the coding sequence ATGAGAAATTTTACGTATAGCATTCCTACCACGATTTATTTCGGTAAGGATAAGCTAGAAGAGATCATTCCGGAGGTTAAAAGGTATGGTAAGAGGGTTTTGATTACCTATGGAGGAGGTTCGATTAAACGTATAGGGCTGTACGACAAGCTTACCGCTCTGTTTAAGCAGAACGATATCTTTTATGTAGAGCTCGGAGGTATTCAGCCCAATCCCCGCGTGTCTTCTGTTCGCGAGGGAATAGCCCTTTGCCGTGAGCACAAGGTGGACTTCATCCTTGCAGTGGGTGGCGGTAGCGTTATCGATGCTTCCAAGGCTATTGCTGCAGGTGTTACCTATGACGGAGATGTATGGGACTTTATGATTGGAAAGGCCACTGTTAAGGATCCGCTGCCACTGGGTTCTGTCCTGACCCTGGCAGCTACAGGATCTGAAATGAATGGCAGCGCTGTTATCAGCAACGAAGAAACTCAGGATAAGCGTCCAATGGGCGACCCGGCACTGCGTCCTGTATTCTCTGTGCTCGACCCTGTTTACACTTACAGCGTAAACAAGTGGCACACAGCAGCGGGAACTACCGATATTATGAGCCACATTTTCGAGGCTTATTACACGGTTGACAAGGATGTTGAAGTAGCCGACTATATGGCTGAAGCTCTGCTTAAGGTCTGTATCAAGTACGGTCCCATTGCAGTTGAAGAGCCGGAAAACTATGAAGCACGTGCAAATCTGATGTGGGCCGGTACTTTAGCTATCAACGGTTTGATCAGCTATGGTAAGGCTGGAGGCGACTGGGCTACACATATGATTGAGCACGAAGTGAGCGCTATTTACGACCTTACACACGGTGCTGGACTGGCAATTCTCTTCCCTGTATGGATGGAATACGTTTTAGATGAAAGAAATTCCTGGAGATTTGCACAAATGGCCCGAAATGTGTGGGGAGTTTCTGAGATTGATGATATGAAGGCAGCCCGCTTAGGTATCGCAGAGATCAGGAAGTTCTTCTCAAGCCTTGGAATGCCGGCCACTCTCAAGGACGTCAATATCGACGGCCAGCATATTCCCGTAATGGCTAAGAAAGCTACTATCTTCGGTGCTCTGGGCAATATCAAAAAACTTCAACAGGCAGATGTTGAAGAAATTCTCAGAAGAGCATTGTAG
- a CDS encoding DUF6340 family protein: MLLALGPIAFYSCTSVSTVSLDVMRPAEVTIPPEILSAVVVDNSYPYSGDSLHLFVSGADTLIVDSIRVDDFGNRLVQAATKSLHNRMFFDNVYMYPEPLYKVLNGKAGQSLSREQINELLDSFNAQVVISLEQVSYQTITSTLQFENFLYLTVDAQGSALWKVYNRDGGMLDVFLQRDSIYWDNEGRPQSKEDPKMPSLRSTVYSLADFMGDYYPDRIVPYWEKKNRYYFSSGHYLYGRADDLVKANNWESAARVWYYVFEEGNKKQKAMSAFNIALSYEIRGDYEEAAAWAKKSVDIVKDRGHFLAASGTMDETIIFEYYDDLVKRAKEAKKLEEQVGLGY; this comes from the coding sequence ATGCTATTGGCCTTGGGGCCAATAGCATTCTATTCCTGTACATCGGTTTCCACCGTTTCACTGGATGTGATGAGACCAGCTGAGGTTACTATCCCCCCGGAAATCTTGTCTGCAGTCGTTGTGGACAATTCCTATCCCTACTCAGGTGATAGTCTTCACCTGTTTGTCTCAGGTGCTGACACTCTTATTGTTGATTCTATCAGGGTGGATGACTTTGGGAATCGGCTTGTGCAAGCTGCAACCAAAAGTCTGCATAACAGGATGTTCTTTGATAATGTGTATATGTATCCCGAACCGCTCTACAAAGTCCTCAATGGTAAGGCCGGCCAATCTCTGAGTAGGGAGCAAATCAACGAACTACTTGACAGTTTCAACGCTCAGGTTGTAATATCCCTTGAGCAGGTTAGCTACCAGACTATTACATCGACCCTGCAGTTTGAGAATTTCTTGTATTTGACCGTGGATGCTCAAGGAAGTGCTCTATGGAAGGTTTATAACCGCGATGGCGGGATGCTTGATGTCTTCCTCCAGAGGGATTCTATATACTGGGACAATGAAGGACGCCCTCAGAGTAAGGAGGATCCAAAGATGCCCTCACTACGCAGTACTGTGTATTCACTGGCAGATTTTATGGGTGACTATTATCCTGACAGGATAGTTCCATACTGGGAGAAAAAAAACAGATATTACTTCTCGTCCGGACACTACTTATACGGCAGGGCTGATGACCTTGTGAAGGCCAATAACTGGGAGTCGGCTGCCAGAGTGTGGTACTATGTATTTGAGGAAGGCAACAAGAAGCAAAAGGCTATGAGTGCTTTCAATATTGCCCTGTCTTACGAGATACGGGGTGATTACGAAGAGGCTGCTGCCTGGGCAAAGAAGAGTGTTGATATAGTAAAAGATCGAGGTCACTTTCTGGCTGCGTCCGGGACTATGGATGAGACTATAATTTTCGAGTATTACGATGATTTGGTAAAGAGGGCCAAGGAGGCTAAAAAACTGGAAGAACAGGTGGGATTGGGTTATTAA
- a CDS encoding amidohydrolase: MSEELNISLVQYDIAWEDPEANYERVEKLILERELRSDIIVLPEMFNTGFTMEPAKIVDEVVCSRALDKMKAWAEKTGAVIAGSIAFPESGRFYNRFVAIFPSGKMVHYDKRHLFRMGDEHKTYSPGFGQSIFELKGWRIAPFICYDLRFPVWNRNVNNSYDLALYSANWPENRKSVWFTLLNARAIENQCYVAGVNRIGMDPACTYPGGSILIDYKGNVLSEASSSDEGLLEQTFSLESLRRFREKFPAWMDADPFDIL; this comes from the coding sequence GTGAGTGAGGAACTGAACATATCGCTAGTGCAGTATGATATTGCGTGGGAAGATCCGGAAGCCAACTATGAGAGGGTTGAAAAACTGATCCTTGAACGTGAGCTTAGGAGCGATATTATTGTCCTTCCGGAAATGTTTAATACAGGCTTTACTATGGAGCCGGCAAAGATAGTCGATGAAGTGGTGTGTAGCCGAGCTTTGGATAAAATGAAAGCCTGGGCGGAAAAAACCGGAGCTGTGATTGCCGGATCTATCGCATTCCCGGAGTCTGGCAGGTTTTACAACCGCTTTGTTGCCATCTTTCCTTCCGGAAAGATGGTTCATTACGACAAAAGACATCTATTCAGAATGGGGGATGAGCACAAGACCTATTCCCCGGGTTTCGGACAATCTATATTTGAATTAAAGGGATGGCGCATTGCCCCCTTTATCTGCTATGATCTGAGGTTTCCCGTGTGGAACCGCAACGTCAATAATAGCTACGACCTGGCTTTATATTCGGCTAACTGGCCGGAAAACCGAAAGTCTGTCTGGTTTACCCTTCTTAATGCCAGGGCTATTGAAAATCAGTGCTATGTGGCTGGAGTAAACCGGATTGGTATGGATCCGGCTTGCACCTATCCGGGAGGCTCAATACTTATTGACTACAAGGGCAATGTGCTTTCTGAAGCTTCCTCTTCAGATGAAGGACTCCTGGAACAGACTTTCAGTCTGGAATCGCTGCGACGTTTCCGGGAGAAGTTTCCCGCATGGATGGATGCTGATCCGTTTGATATCCTGTAA
- a CDS encoding energy transducer TonB translates to MRKIFITSSKIAIALLSVALLPAFVMAENPNSVVNDSVYTVVDKAPKFNGKPSRIDRFIRENLIYPDDAWMEGIEGVVTVSFVVTREGQLMDAKIESGVEPLLDMEALRVVELMQSWTPAKKNGQLVHSRMVVPVSFSLTEDEKAFAETLINHGLEKNPPLFVLDNKIVRSRVHLPSYNVQSIRVLKGEEAVKRFGEEGKNGVVIITTKRGTPPIR, encoded by the coding sequence ATGAGAAAGATATTTATCACTTCATCCAAAATTGCGATTGCACTGTTGTCAGTCGCTTTGCTGCCGGCATTTGTAATGGCAGAAAATCCCAACTCTGTAGTAAACGATTCAGTTTACACAGTGGTGGATAAAGCACCTAAGTTTAACGGCAAACCTTCTCGAATTGACCGTTTTATCAGGGAGAACTTAATATATCCTGATGATGCCTGGATGGAAGGAATTGAAGGAGTAGTCACAGTCTCTTTTGTAGTGACTCGTGAGGGACAACTGATGGATGCTAAAATTGAGTCGGGTGTTGAACCCCTTCTTGATATGGAGGCTCTAAGGGTAGTCGAACTGATGCAGTCATGGACTCCTGCTAAGAAAAATGGTCAATTGGTGCATTCCAGAATGGTGGTACCTGTTTCTTTCTCCCTGACTGAAGATGAAAAGGCATTTGCAGAAACATTGATAAACCACGGTCTTGAGAAAAATCCTCCGCTTTTTGTGCTTGATAATAAGATAGTACGCAGCAGAGTTCACCTGCCTTCATACAATGTGCAGTCAATCAGAGTGCTGAAGGGGGAAGAGGCTGTTAAACGCTTTGGTGAAGAGGGCAAAAACGGGGTTGTTATAATTACTACCAAGAGGGGAACTCCTCCAATCAGGTAA
- the pta gene encoding phosphate acetyltransferase → MDFIEGLKAKAREGKARIVLPEGLEERTLKAADVILAEGFAEIILIGNPDDIKKSATTFDLRNIDKAKIVDPDNHEKLEAYTQFLYELRKNKGLTMEQAARLVRDPLYLGPLMIKNGDADGEVSGAENATGDVLRPAFQIVKTLPGISVVSGAFIMILKDKEFGDNGIMIFADCAVNPDPDALQLAEIAVSSAITAKSIAGIDPRVSLLSFSTKGSAKHALVDKVVEATEKAKAMRPDLMIDGELQADASIIEAIGKKKAPGSKIAGKANVLVFPDLQSGNICYKLVQRLAHAEAIGPILQGMAAPINDLSRGCSVSDIVNLVVITCNQALGLK, encoded by the coding sequence ATGGATTTTATTGAAGGATTGAAAGCGAAGGCTCGTGAAGGCAAGGCAAGGATAGTATTGCCAGAGGGACTGGAGGAGCGTACGCTTAAAGCTGCTGATGTGATTTTAGCTGAAGGTTTTGCTGAAATCATCCTTATAGGTAACCCCGATGATATCAAAAAGTCGGCTACTACATTTGACCTCAGGAATATTGATAAGGCTAAAATTGTTGATCCAGACAACCACGAAAAACTTGAGGCTTATACCCAGTTTCTGTATGAACTGCGTAAGAACAAAGGCCTGACAATGGAACAGGCTGCCAGACTGGTGAGGGATCCTCTGTATCTTGGCCCCCTGATGATCAAGAATGGCGATGCTGATGGTGAGGTTTCCGGTGCTGAAAATGCTACTGGTGACGTACTGCGTCCTGCATTCCAGATTGTAAAGACTCTTCCGGGCATCAGTGTAGTTTCCGGTGCTTTTATTATGATTCTTAAGGATAAGGAATTTGGTGACAACGGCATTATGATATTTGCCGACTGTGCTGTAAATCCTGATCCGGATGCTTTACAACTTGCAGAAATTGCCGTATCTTCTGCTATCACTGCAAAAAGCATAGCAGGTATCGATCCCCGCGTCTCATTGCTGAGCTTTTCTACCAAGGGTAGTGCAAAGCACGCTCTTGTTGACAAGGTTGTTGAGGCAACAGAAAAGGCAAAGGCAATGCGTCCTGATCTGATGATAGATGGTGAATTGCAGGCTGATGCTTCGATAATCGAAGCAATTGGCAAAAAGAAGGCTCCTGGAAGCAAAATCGCAGGTAAAGCCAACGTCCTTGTATTCCCTGATCTTCAATCAGGAAATATTTGCTACAAGCTGGTTCAGCGCCTTGCACATGCTGAGGCTATCGGCCCCATCCTGCAAGGTATGGCAGCACCTATCAACGACCTTTCAAGAGGTTGTTCGGTCAGCGACATCGTCAACCTGGTAGTAATTACTTGCAATCAGGCTTTAGGCTTGAAATAA
- a CDS encoding 3-hydroxyacyl-CoA dehydrogenase family protein yields the protein MAEIVVEPIEKYALSNKKREKTLFSKIGVVGCGKEGHSIARIASWHGMEVVFIELSLEKIESAIQGISKELDQRIENWGLTVSEKRAIMSRIRGSLDYKDLAGCDFVIEAIRSDEKTGRRSIDQRKEVFKAIEAVVDRDAIIATNATTIVISELASELVYRDRCVSLHFFVTSSEAKIIEVVKGLYTTDDVYNKVCTFVKLINRDVIPVEESAGLISVRLYVTLLNEACQALMEGVAKMEDIDKTMVIGLGMRFGPFHMADIIGLNKVIKWMDNLFEEFGDSKYKAAPIIKRMVRAKRLGVQTGEGFYRYDSEGRRLS from the coding sequence ATGGCAGAAATAGTAGTTGAACCCATTGAGAAATATGCACTGAGCAATAAGAAGCGCGAGAAGACGCTTTTCTCCAAGATCGGTGTTGTGGGTTGCGGTAAAGAAGGACATAGCATTGCCAGAATAGCATCCTGGCATGGTATGGAGGTTGTCTTTATTGAACTCAGCCTCGAGAAGATCGAAAGTGCAATCCAGGGTATCAGTAAGGAGCTTGATCAGCGTATTGAAAACTGGGGTTTGACAGTTAGTGAAAAGAGAGCAATTATGAGTCGCATCCGCGGGTCCCTTGATTACAAGGATCTGGCAGGTTGCGACTTCGTTATTGAGGCCATCCGTTCGGATGAGAAGACAGGACGTCGCAGCATTGACCAACGCAAAGAGGTTTTCAAGGCTATCGAGGCAGTAGTTGACCGCGATGCAATCATTGCAACCAACGCAACAACCATAGTAATCTCTGAATTGGCTTCCGAACTGGTTTACCGCGACAGATGCGTAAGCCTGCACTTCTTTGTTACATCCTCTGAAGCTAAGATCATTGAGGTTGTAAAGGGACTTTATACTACCGATGACGTATACAACAAGGTATGCACCTTCGTGAAACTGATCAACAGGGATGTAATCCCGGTTGAGGAATCAGCAGGTCTGATCAGTGTGCGCCTCTATGTGACCCTGCTCAATGAGGCATGTCAGGCCCTTATGGAAGGCGTTGCAAAAATGGAGGATATAGACAAGACCATGGTAATAGGTCTCGGTATGAGATTCGGACCTTTCCACATGGCTGATATTATTGGTCTGAACAAAGTCATTAAATGGATGGATAACCTTTTTGAAGAGTTTGGCGATTCTAAGTACAAGGCTGCTCCGATTATCAAGAGAATGGTTAGAGCCAAAAGACTTGGAGTACAGACAGGCGAAGGTTTCTATAGATATGACAGCGAAGGCCGCCGCTTGAGCTGA
- a CDS encoding acetate kinase — protein sequence MKILVMNCGSSSIKYQLFNMDSNNWSVMAKGGVEKVGLKGSFLKHEKENGEKVLLEGEIMDHATGIDYILGVMTSERHGCIKSLEEIDAVGHRVVHGGETFNSSVFITDEVITKMKDCIELAPLHNPPNLKGIFAISSLLPHVPQVGVFDTAFHQTMPKHAYMYAIPNSLYKKYGVRRYGFHGTSHRYVSKRAAEILNEDYANLRIISCHLGNGASIAAIMGGKSIDTSMGFTPLEGLMMGTRSGDLDVGAVTYIMEKEMIGTKSASVLFNKHSGMLGVTGISSDMREIESAIEKGDELAKIGMEMYTYRVKKYIGSYAAAMGGVDVVIFTGGVGENGDDTRASICQGLEFIGVEVDPAKNKKLRSKEAVISKDGAKVKVMVVPTNEELVIAQDTMQIVEELVRK from the coding sequence ATGAAAATATTAGTAATGAACTGCGGAAGTTCATCCATTAAGTACCAGCTTTTTAACATGGACTCCAACAACTGGAGTGTCATGGCCAAGGGAGGGGTCGAAAAGGTAGGTCTTAAGGGTTCCTTCCTCAAACACGAAAAGGAAAACGGAGAAAAGGTACTGCTCGAAGGTGAAATCATGGACCATGCAACAGGTATCGACTACATACTTGGTGTAATGACCAGCGAACGCCACGGCTGTATCAAAAGCCTTGAAGAGATTGATGCTGTAGGACACCGTGTTGTACACGGAGGTGAGACCTTCAACTCAAGTGTATTCATCACTGATGAGGTGATTACTAAGATGAAGGATTGTATCGAGCTTGCCCCATTGCATAATCCGCCGAACCTCAAGGGTATCTTCGCTATATCGTCATTGCTGCCGCATGTGCCTCAGGTGGGTGTCTTCGACACAGCCTTCCACCAGACCATGCCTAAGCATGCGTATATGTATGCCATACCCAACTCACTGTACAAGAAATATGGTGTGCGTCGCTACGGATTTCACGGAACAAGCCACCGCTATGTTAGTAAAAGGGCTGCCGAAATCCTGAATGAGGACTATGCAAACCTGCGCATTATATCCTGCCACCTTGGTAATGGTGCTTCAATAGCAGCCATCATGGGAGGTAAGTCTATCGATACTTCAATGGGTTTTACCCCGCTTGAAGGTCTGATGATGGGTACCCGCAGCGGTGACCTTGATGTGGGCGCTGTTACCTATATCATGGAAAAGGAAATGATCGGCACCAAGTCGGCCAGTGTATTGTTCAACAAGCACAGTGGTATGTTGGGTGTAACCGGTATCTCTTCTGACATGCGTGAGATTGAGTCCGCCATCGAGAAGGGTGACGAGCTGGCCAAGATCGGTATGGAAATGTACACCTACAGGGTTAAGAAATATATAGGAAGCTACGCTGCTGCAATGGGTGGTGTTGACGTGGTTATCTTTACCGGTGGCGTGGGTGAGAATGGAGACGATACTCGTGCTTCAATCTGCCAAGGACTTGAGTTTATCGGTGTTGAAGTGGATCCTGCAAAGAACAAGAAACTCAGAAGCAAGGAAGCTGTGATCTCTAAGGATGGAGCAAAGGTTAAGGTAATGGTTGTTCCAACCAACGAGGAACTTGTAATCGCTCAGGATACAATGCAAATTGTAGAGGAACTGGTGAGGAAATAG